The sequence GTAAGGCCCAACGCGCGTCCAGTGAAAGGAGTTACACCGTCACCGGGAATCGCGTACGACGGGTCAGTTGTCCAGCTTGATGAGCAGACCAAGCACCACGATGCACGCGAACCAGCCCAGACCGACCACCACGGTGATGCGGTCGAGGTTGCGCTCGGCGACCGAGGAACCGCCGACGGAGGACTGCATGCCGCCACCGAACATGTCGGAGAGACCGCCGCCCTTGCCCTTGTGCATCAGCACCAGCAGCATCAGCAGCAGGCTGAAGACGATCAGGGCGATCTCGAACCCCAGAATCACGGCTGGTCCCTACTTTCCGGAAATACCGACTGCTAGTGCGAACAACGGGGGCCGGGAGGCTGCCCTCCCCGGCCCCCGCAAGGGTACGACGGATCCGCGCTACCGCATACTCACTGGTCGCGGAAGCGGACGATCTTGACGAACTCGTCCGCGTCCAGCGCCGCGCCGCCGATCAGGGCGCCGTCGACGTCGGGCTGGGCCATGATCGCGGCCACGTTGCCGGACTTGACCGAGCCGCCGTACTGGATACGGACCGCGTCGGCCAGCTCCTGCGAGTACAGCTCGGCGAGGCGGACGCGGATCGCACCGCAGACCTCCTGCGCGTCCTCGGGGGTGGCGACCTCGCCGGTGCCGATGGCCCAGACCGGCTCGTAGGCGATCACGATGGACTCGGCCTGCTCGGCCGGGATGTCCTTCAGGGCGCCGTCGAGCTGCGCGAGGGTGTACGCGACCTGGTCGCCGGCCTTGCGGACGTCCAGGCCCTCACCGACGCACAGGATCGGGGTCAGGCCGTGCTTGTACGCGGCCTTCACCTTGGCGTTGCAGACCTCGTCGGTCTCGGCGTGGTACTGGCGGCGCTCGCTGTGGCCGACAGCGACGAAGGTGCACTTCAGCTTGGCGAGCATCGGGCCGGAGATCTCACCGGTGTACGCGCCGGAGTCGTGCGCCGAGATGTCCTGGGCGCCGTACTTGATCTTCAGCTTGTCGCCGTCGACCAGCGTCTGCACGGAGCGCAGGTCGGTGAAGGGCGGCAGGACGGCGACCTCTACGGCGTCGTAGTCCTTGTCGGCCAGGGCGAAGGCGAGCTTCTGGACGTGGGCGATGGCCTCGAGGTGGTTGAGGTTCATCTTCCAGTTGCCCGCCATCAGCGGGGTGCGAGTGGTCATGAAAGGTCAGTCCTCCAGAGCGGCGAGGCCGGGAAGCGTCTTGCCCTCGAGGTATTCGAGGCTGGCACCGCCACCGGTCGAGATGTGTCCGAACGCGTTCTCGTCGAAGCCCAGGATGCGGACCGCGGCGGCGGAGTCGCCACCGCCGACCACGCTGAAGCCCGAGGAGTCGACGAGGGCCTGGGCGACGGCCCGGGTGCCCTCGGCGAAGTCGGGGTGCTCGAAGACGCCCATCGGGCCGTTCCAGAAGACGGTGGCCGCGTCGGCGAGCTTCGATGCGTAGAGCTTGTTGGTCTCCGGACCGTTGTCCAGGCCCATCTGCCCGGCCGGCATGGCGTCCGCGGGGACGGTCTCCGGGTGGGCCGGGGCCTTGGTCTTGAGGTCGGGGAAGGAGGGCGCGACGACCACGTCGACGGGGAGCACGAACTCCACGCCCTTCTCCTCGGCGCGCCGCAGGTACTCCTGGACGGCCGGGATCTGGTCCTCCTGGAGCAGCGAGCTGCCGACCTCGTGGCCCTGGGCCTTGAGGAAGGTGTACGCCATGCCGCCGCCGATCAGGATGCGGTCGGCGCGCTCCAGCAGGTGGTCGATGACGCCGAGCTTGTCGGAGACCTTGGCGCCGCCGAGCACGACGGCGTAGGGCCGCTGCACGTCGTCGGTGAGCTTCTTCAGGACGCCGACCTCGGTGGCGATCAGGTCGCCGGCGGCGTGCGGGAGCCGGGCCGGGAGGTCGAAGACCGAGGCGTGCTTGCGGTGGACGGCGCCGAAGCCGTCGCCCACGTACAGGTCGGCCAGCTCGGCGAGCTGATCGGCGAACGCGCCGCGCTCGGCGTCGTCCTTGGAGGTCTCGCCGGGGTTGAAGCGCAGGTTCTCGATGACGGCGACCTGGCCGTCGGTGAGCGCGGCGACGGTGGCGCGGGCGGACTCGCCGACCGTGTCGGTCGCGAACGCCACGTCGGTGCCGAGCAGTTCACCGAGCCGGGTGGCGGCGGGAGCCAGCGAGAACGCCGGGTCCGGGGCGCCCTTGGGGCGGCCCAGGTGGGAGGCGACGACGACCCGGGCGCCGGCGTCGGCGAGCTTCCGGACGGTCGGGGTGACGGCGCGGATGCGGCCGTCGTCGGTGATGGTGGTGCCGCTGAGCGGCACGTTGAGGTCGGCGCGGACGAATACCCGCTTGCCGGCGACCCCTTCGGCGAGAAGTTCGTCGATCGTCTTCATCTGTCTGGACTCCTTGGAGGACGAGGGAGCATGCGAGGGGGCTCGAACGGCGCGGCGTTGCGCTGTTCGAGCCCCGTGCTCACATCGAGATGCCTGCCGGTGCGGCGGTGCTCAGAGCTGGCCGCCGACGAAGACGGTGAGGTCGACGAGACGGTTGGAGTAGCCCCACTCGTTGTCGTACCAGCCGAGGATCTTCACCGTGTTGCCCTCCTGGACCATGGTCAGGGAGGAGTCGAAGGTGCAGGACGCCGGGTCGCTGACGATGTCCGAGGACACGATCGGGTCCTCGGTGTAGTACAGGATGCCCTTGAGGTCGCCGTCGTCGGCGGCCTTCTTGAACGCGGCGTTGACCTCGTCCTTGGTGACCTCGCGCTCAAGGGTCACGACGAGGTCGGTGGCCGAGCCGGTCGGGACCGGGACGCGCATCGCGATGCCGTCGAGCTTGCCCTTGAGCTGCGGCAGGACCAGAGCGGTGGCCTTGGCGGCACCGGTCGTGGTCGGGATGATGTTCTCGGCGGCGGCGCGGGCGCGGCGCAGGTCCGAGTGCGGGAAGTCCAGGATGCGCTGGTCGTTCGTGTACGCGTGGACCGTCGTCATGAGGCCCTTGACGATGCCGAAGTTCTCGTCGAGAACCTTGGCCATCGGCGCCACACAGTTGGTCGTGCAGGACGCGTTGGAGATGATGTTGTGCTGGGCGGCGTCGTACTTGTCCTGGTTGACGCCCATCACGATGGTGATGTCCTCGTCCTTGGCCGGAGCCGAGATGAGGACCTTCTTCGCGCCACCGGCGATGTGCTTCTCGGCGTCGGCCTTCTTGGTGAAGATGCCGGTCGACTCGATGACGATGTCGACGCCCAGCTCACCCCAGGGGATGTCGGCCGGGTTGCGCTCGGAGAGCACCTTGATGGTGTGGCCGTCGACGGTGATGGTGTCGGCGGTGTGGCTGACCTCTGCCTTGAGACGACCCAGGATGGTGTCGTACTTCAGCAGGTGGGCCGTGGTCGCGGTGTCACCCAGGTCGTTGACAGCCACGATCTCGATGTCCGCACCCTGCTCCAGCAGCGCGCGGAAGTAGTTACGACCGATGCGGCCAAAGCCGTTGATGCCTACGCGGATCGTCACGAACCGATCTCCTCGTTAGGTACGCCGGTTTTCGACGCCGGCGAGTTGTATGGGATGTCCCCGACCGCCTACGACCCTACCTCTCCGAAGCCGCCGGGGTGACATCGAGCGGGGCCGTAAGAACGCGGAAAGCCCCTACTCCCCAGTAGGAGCAAGGGCTTCCGGTTGCCCTCGGGCGCTCCCTGCGGCGATTACGCAGCGTCAACGCCCGCGGGCCGGCGGGCCGTTCCCCTCGCGGGGCGCGTACCGCCGGTACGGCTCAGCCGACCAGGCCGTCGGCCAGCTCTTCGCTGAGAGTGGATTCCGTGCCGGGGATGCCCAGGTCCTGGGCCCGCTTGTCGGCCATCGCGAGGAGCCGGCGGATACGGCCCGCGACGGCGTCCTTGGTCAGCGGCGGGTCGGCGAGCGCGCCCAGCTCCTCCAGGGAGGCCTGCTTGTGCTCCATGCGCAGCCGGCCGGCCGCCGCCAGGTGCTCCGGGACCTCCTCGCCCAGGATCTCCAGCGCGCGGCCCACCCGGGCGCCCGCGGCGACCGCGGCCCGCGCGGAGCGGCGCAGGTTCGCGTCGTCGAAGTTGGCGAGGCGGTTGGCCGTGGCGCGGACCTCGCGGCGCATCCGGCGCTCCTCCCAGGCCAGCACCGACTCATGGGCGCCGAGCCGGGTGAGCAGGGCGCCGATGGCGTCGCCGTCGCGGACGACGACGCGGTCCACGCCGCGCACCTCGCGGGCCTTCGCGGCGATGGAGAGCCGGCGGGCGGCGCCGACCAGCGCGAGGGCTGCCTCCGGGCCGGGGCAGGTGACCTCCAGCGAGGAGGAGCGGCCGGGCTCGGTGAGCGAGCCGTGCGCCAGGAAGGCCCCGCGCCAGGCGGCCTCCGCGTCGCAGGTGGCCCCCGAGACCACCTGCGGGGGCAGGCCGCGGATGGGGCGGCCCCGGCCGTCGACCAGACCGGTCTGGCGCGCCAGCTGGTCGCCGCCGGCCACCACCCGTACGACGTAACGCGAACCGCGCCGCAGTCCGCCGGGGGCCATCACGATCAGCTCCGAGCTGTGCCCGAAGATCTCCAGGATGTCCCGCTTGAGCCGGCGCGCCGCCATCGCGGTGTCCAGCTCCGCCTCGATCACGATCCGGCCGCTCACCAGGTGGAGGCCACCCGCGAACCGAAGAATCGCCGAGACCTCCGCCTTCCTGCAGCAGGTCCGGGTCACGGGAAGCCGAGAGACTTCGTCCTTCACCGCCGGCGTCATCGCCATGGGCCGATCCTTCCATGCATCCGAAAAATACGGTCGTACGCGGCGGCCAACAGCTCCGGATCATGAATCGGAACGCCGTCGGGTGAGGCCACGGGCGCCAGCTCGACCGCGGCGCCGAGCCGCTTTGCTGCGTCGGCGAGGGACTCGCGGTCGGGCACGGCGGCCTCGTCGGCCAGCACCACGTCCAAGGCGAGTTTAGGGGCGTGTCGTCCCAAAACCTCCAAATGACGCTGCGGTGAGAAGCCTTCTGTTTCGCCGGGCTGCGGTGCGAGATTCAGCGAGAGGACCTTGCGGGCCTTCGTCTCGATCAGGGCGTCCAGCAGTTCGGGGACGAGCAGGTGCGGGATGACCGAGGAGAACCAGGAGCCGGGGCCGAGGACCACCCAGTCCGCGTCCCGGACGGCGGCGACCGCCTCGGGGACGGCCGGCGGGTCGGCCGGGACCACGTGCACGGACTGGACCTCGCCCGGGGTGAGGGCGACGGTGGCCTGGCCGCGGACGGTGTCCACGTCGTCCGGGCGCTCGGGGTCGTGGCCCTTGACGAGGGCCTGGAGCTCCAGCGGCACGGCGGACATGGGGAGCACCCGGCCGTGCGCGCCGAGGAGCTTGCCGACCAGGTCCAGGGCCTGGACATGGTCGCCGAGCTGTTCCCAGAGGGCGACGATCAGCAGATTGCCGACCGCGTGTTCGTGCAGGTCGCCCTTGGACTGGAAGCGGTGCTGGATGACCTGGGCCCAGGTCCGGCCCCACTCGTCGTCGCCGCACAGCGCGGCCAGCGCCTTGCGCAGGTCGCCGGGGGGCAGGACGCCCAGCTCCTCGCGCAGCCGCCCGCTGGAGCCTCCGTCGTCGGCGACGGTGACCACGGCGGTCAGGTCACCGGTGATCCGCCGCAGCGCGGTGAGGGAGGCGGACAGGCCCATGCCGCCGCCGAGGGCGACGACCTTGGGCTGGGCGCCGCGCTTGCGCACGGAGAGCGTGGGCGCCGCTCCCCGCAGCCGGCGCAGGCGCAGATTGCGACTGGTCACTCGCGCCCCATGTCCCTGTGTACGAGCACGGTCTCGATCCCCTCCGTGGCGAGCCGGGCCGCCAGCTTCTCCGACATGGCCACCGAGCGGTGCTTGCCGCCCGTGCAGCCCACCGCGATGGTCACATAACGCTTTCCCTCGCGGCGGTAGCCCGCGGCGACGAGCTGGAGCAGTTCGGTGTACTGGTTGAGGAACTCCTTGGCGCCCGGCTGGTCGAAGACGTACGCGGACACCTCCTCGTTGAGCCCGGTGAAGGGGCGCAGCTCCGGCACCCAGTGCGGGTTGGGCAGGAAGCGGCAGTCCACCACCAGGTCGGCGTCGACCGGCAGGCCGTACTTGAAGCCGAACGACATCACCGTGGCGCGCAGCTCCGGCTCCTCGTCGCCGGCGAACTGGGCGTCCATCTTGGCGCGCAGCTCGTGCACGTTGAGGCTGGAGGTGTCGA is a genomic window of Streptomyces sp. NBC_00708 containing:
- the secG gene encoding preprotein translocase subunit SecG, translated to MILGFEIALIVFSLLLMLLVLMHKGKGGGLSDMFGGGMQSSVGGSSVAERNLDRITVVVGLGWFACIVVLGLLIKLDN
- the tpiA gene encoding triose-phosphate isomerase codes for the protein MTTRTPLMAGNWKMNLNHLEAIAHVQKLAFALADKDYDAVEVAVLPPFTDLRSVQTLVDGDKLKIKYGAQDISAHDSGAYTGEISGPMLAKLKCTFVAVGHSERRQYHAETDEVCNAKVKAAYKHGLTPILCVGEGLDVRKAGDQVAYTLAQLDGALKDIPAEQAESIVIAYEPVWAIGTGEVATPEDAQEVCGAIRVRLAELYSQELADAVRIQYGGSVKSGNVAAIMAQPDVDGALIGGAALDADEFVKIVRFRDQ
- a CDS encoding phosphoglycerate kinase — protein: MKTIDELLAEGVAGKRVFVRADLNVPLSGTTITDDGRIRAVTPTVRKLADAGARVVVASHLGRPKGAPDPAFSLAPAATRLGELLGTDVAFATDTVGESARATVAALTDGQVAVIENLRFNPGETSKDDAERGAFADQLAELADLYVGDGFGAVHRKHASVFDLPARLPHAAGDLIATEVGVLKKLTDDVQRPYAVVLGGAKVSDKLGVIDHLLERADRILIGGGMAYTFLKAQGHEVGSSLLQEDQIPAVQEYLRRAEEKGVEFVLPVDVVVAPSFPDLKTKAPAHPETVPADAMPAGQMGLDNGPETNKLYASKLADAATVFWNGPMGVFEHPDFAEGTRAVAQALVDSSGFSVVGGGDSAAAVRILGFDENAFGHISTGGGASLEYLEGKTLPGLAALED
- the gap gene encoding type I glyceraldehyde-3-phosphate dehydrogenase — its product is MTIRVGINGFGRIGRNYFRALLEQGADIEIVAVNDLGDTATTAHLLKYDTILGRLKAEVSHTADTITVDGHTIKVLSERNPADIPWGELGVDIVIESTGIFTKKADAEKHIAGGAKKVLISAPAKDEDITIVMGVNQDKYDAAQHNIISNASCTTNCVAPMAKVLDENFGIVKGLMTTVHAYTNDQRILDFPHSDLRRARAAAENIIPTTTGAAKATALVLPQLKGKLDGIAMRVPVPTGSATDLVVTLEREVTKDEVNAAFKKAADDGDLKGILYYTEDPIVSSDIVSDPASCTFDSSLTMVQEGNTVKILGWYDNEWGYSNRLVDLTVFVGGQL
- the whiA gene encoding DNA-binding protein WhiA: MAMTPAVKDEVSRLPVTRTCCRKAEVSAILRFAGGLHLVSGRIVIEAELDTAMAARRLKRDILEIFGHSSELIVMAPGGLRRGSRYVVRVVAGGDQLARQTGLVDGRGRPIRGLPPQVVSGATCDAEAAWRGAFLAHGSLTEPGRSSSLEVTCPGPEAALALVGAARRLSIAAKAREVRGVDRVVVRDGDAIGALLTRLGAHESVLAWEERRMRREVRATANRLANFDDANLRRSARAAVAAGARVGRALEILGEEVPEHLAAAGRLRMEHKQASLEELGALADPPLTKDAVAGRIRRLLAMADKRAQDLGIPGTESTLSEELADGLVG
- the yvcK gene encoding uridine diphosphate-N-acetylglucosamine-binding protein YvcK; its protein translation is MTSRNLRLRRLRGAAPTLSVRKRGAQPKVVALGGGMGLSASLTALRRITGDLTAVVTVADDGGSSGRLREELGVLPPGDLRKALAALCGDDEWGRTWAQVIQHRFQSKGDLHEHAVGNLLIVALWEQLGDHVQALDLVGKLLGAHGRVLPMSAVPLELQALVKGHDPERPDDVDTVRGQATVALTPGEVQSVHVVPADPPAVPEAVAAVRDADWVVLGPGSWFSSVIPHLLVPELLDALIETKARKVLSLNLAPQPGETEGFSPQRHLEVLGRHAPKLALDVVLADEAAVPDRESLADAAKRLGAAVELAPVASPDGVPIHDPELLAAAYDRIFRMHGRIGPWR